From one Leptospira stimsonii genomic stretch:
- a CDS encoding DUF2779 domain-containing protein produces the protein MKTEYLLPDQENPGSFEIVVLKASSSFKKQHIQEIAFQKFVAQESGYPISKCNLMFVNSKFFYQGTIQPEEFFVRKDVTAETLLKEKETKELAYSLYELLSRKNRPARYMSRMCSHPRNCAYPEICLTPKVPGDIFTLREGKEESGRFYEKGILNLKDIQETENLTHRQKTQIQTMQTGIPFTNQKVFAEFLSKIRYPIYFLDFESINPPIPVYQNSHPFQHVPFLFSLHIIREDISQEPESLFYIDDGATDPRKGILEKLEEWISPGGTILCFNDKFERRCLEESATAFPEYKPWLKSIQDDFVDLAKPFWEYDYYHPDQKGSTSLKTILPVITGQSYKDLGIKSGQVANSEFLRVKTEALSDSEKKEIEKNLIQYCKLDTYAMVLILRKIKEWVEIV, from the coding sequence ATGAAAACGGAATACCTTCTTCCCGATCAGGAAAACCCAGGCTCCTTCGAAATCGTAGTTCTAAAAGCGTCCAGTTCATTCAAAAAACAACATATTCAAGAAATTGCATTTCAAAAATTCGTAGCACAAGAATCGGGTTACCCGATTTCAAAATGTAATCTCATGTTCGTGAATTCCAAATTCTTTTATCAAGGAACGATTCAACCGGAAGAATTCTTCGTCCGGAAAGACGTCACCGCGGAAACCCTGTTAAAGGAAAAAGAAACAAAAGAACTGGCCTATTCTTTGTATGAACTTCTTTCGAGAAAAAATCGTCCGGCTCGTTATATGAGTCGTATGTGCTCCCATCCCAGGAACTGCGCTTATCCGGAAATTTGTCTGACTCCGAAAGTTCCCGGCGATATCTTTACACTTCGAGAAGGAAAAGAAGAATCCGGTAGGTTTTACGAAAAAGGAATCTTAAACCTAAAAGATATCCAAGAAACGGAAAATCTTACACATCGTCAAAAAACGCAGATTCAAACGATGCAAACGGGAATCCCTTTTACCAATCAAAAGGTATTTGCCGAATTTCTCAGCAAAATCCGATATCCGATTTACTTTTTGGATTTCGAATCGATCAATCCTCCGATTCCGGTTTATCAGAATTCGCACCCGTTTCAACACGTTCCATTCTTATTTTCATTGCATATCATCCGCGAAGATATTTCCCAAGAACCGGAAAGTCTCTTCTATATCGACGACGGGGCCACGGATCCGAGAAAAGGCATTTTAGAAAAGTTAGAAGAATGGATTTCTCCCGGAGGAACGATTCTTTGTTTCAATGATAAGTTTGAAAGAAGATGTTTGGAAGAATCCGCAACGGCATTTCCAGAATATAAACCTTGGCTCAAGTCGATTCAAGACGACTTTGTCGATTTAGCAAAACCTTTCTGGGAATACGATTACTATCATCCGGACCAAAAAGGAAGCACTTCTTTAAAAACGATTCTTCCCGTAATCACCGGTCAATCGTATAAGGATCTTGGAATAAAGTCCGGTCAGGTCGCGAACTCCGAATTCTTACGGGTCAAAACCGAAGCTCTTTCGGATTCCGAAAAAAAAGAAATCGAGAAGAATCTGATTCAATACTGCAAGTTGGATACGTACGCTATGGTTCTTATTCTTCGTAAAATTAAAGAATGGGTGGAAATCGTCTAA
- a CDS encoding nucleoside-diphosphate kinase gives MSRTFIMIKPDGVKNKHVGDILARIEKEGFKILGLKYLKLSLEDAKQFYKVHSARPFYNDLCSYMSSGPIVAAALERDNAVLHWREVIGATDPKEAAAGTIRALFAESKEANAVHGSDSDDNAALEISFFFKGNELF, from the coding sequence ATGTCCAGAACGTTTATCATGATCAAACCCGACGGTGTTAAAAACAAACACGTTGGAGATATTCTCGCAAGAATTGAAAAAGAAGGATTCAAAATTCTTGGTTTAAAATACCTCAAGTTGTCCCTCGAGGACGCAAAACAATTCTATAAAGTTCACTCAGCTCGTCCGTTTTACAACGACCTTTGCTCTTACATGTCCTCCGGTCCGATTGTCGCGGCCGCTCTCGAAAGAGACAACGCGGTTCTTCACTGGAGAGAAGTAATCGGGGCCACCGATCCGAAGGAAGCGGCGGCTGGAACGATCCGTGCGCTCTTTGCGGAAAGCAAGGAAGCAAACGCGGTTCACGGTTCCGATTCGGATGACAACGCGGCTCTGGAAATCTCCTTTTTCTTCAAAGGAAACGAGCTGTTCTAA
- a CDS encoding argininosuccinate synthase → MAQSKPVKKIVLAYSGGLDTSVILTWLKETYGCEVIAFTADVGQKEELSGLEEKGIKTGASKVYIQDLRLEFARDFIFPAIQGNALYEMRYLLGTSLARPLIAKAMVEVAEKEGADAFAHGATGKGNDQVRFELGVKSLAPEKTIIAPWRIWEFGGRADLIQYAKSKGIPVPVTAEKPYSMDRNLMHISYEGGILEDPYREPDEKMFLLTTSPEKAPDAPEYVELDFQEGNCVAVNGKKMNPLEVMETLNTIAGKHGIGRVDIVENRLVGIKSRGVYETPGGTVLFIAHRDLESITIDRDTQHHKDKLSIELAELIYNGHWFSSRMKAVRAFVSETQRYVTGTVKVKMYKGSCSVVGRKSSVSLYNPEMATFEKEELYNQKDAEGFINIYGLPAQETARLRKK, encoded by the coding sequence ATGGCGCAAAGCAAACCTGTTAAGAAAATCGTCCTAGCTTACTCAGGCGGGTTGGATACGTCCGTAATTCTCACCTGGCTGAAAGAAACCTATGGTTGTGAAGTAATCGCTTTTACCGCGGACGTAGGTCAAAAAGAAGAACTTTCGGGATTGGAAGAAAAGGGAATTAAGACCGGAGCTTCCAAGGTTTATATCCAAGACCTCCGTCTTGAATTCGCGAGAGATTTTATTTTTCCGGCCATTCAAGGAAACGCGCTCTACGAGATGCGTTATCTTTTAGGAACTTCTTTGGCAAGACCTCTGATCGCAAAAGCAATGGTAGAAGTTGCCGAAAAAGAAGGCGCGGACGCCTTCGCTCATGGAGCGACCGGAAAAGGAAACGACCAGGTTCGTTTCGAACTCGGCGTAAAGTCCTTGGCGCCCGAAAAAACAATCATCGCTCCCTGGAGAATCTGGGAATTCGGCGGAAGAGCCGACCTCATCCAATACGCGAAGTCGAAAGGTATTCCGGTTCCCGTAACCGCTGAAAAACCCTACTCTATGGACAGAAACCTAATGCACATTTCCTACGAAGGTGGTATATTAGAAGATCCTTATAGAGAACCGGATGAGAAAATGTTCCTTCTGACAACTTCACCGGAAAAAGCGCCGGACGCACCGGAATACGTAGAACTCGACTTTCAAGAAGGAAATTGCGTTGCGGTCAACGGCAAAAAAATGAATCCTCTGGAAGTTATGGAAACCCTCAATACGATCGCCGGCAAACACGGCATCGGTCGAGTTGATATCGTAGAAAACAGACTCGTCGGAATCAAGTCGAGAGGCGTTTACGAAACTCCTGGTGGAACCGTATTATTCATCGCTCATAGAGATTTGGAATCCATCACGATCGACAGAGACACACAACATCATAAAGACAAGCTATCGATCGAATTAGCGGAACTCATTTACAACGGACATTGGTTCTCTTCGAGAATGAAAGCTGTTCGCGCATTTGTCTCGGAAACCCAAAGATACGTGACCGGTACCGTAAAAGTTAAAATGTACAAAGGATCTTGTTCCGTTGTGGGAAGGAAATCTTCCGTTTCTCTTTACAATCCGGAAATGGCGACCTTCGAAAAAGAAGAATTGTATAATCAAAAAGACGCGGAAGGATTTATCAATATCTACGGACTCCCAGCGCAAGAAACGGCAAGGCTTCGTAAAAAATGA
- a CDS encoding ACP S-malonyltransferase, with amino-acid sequence MAIANFLTQVKTGGGKLFLQFGGQGSPFLKELSKLYESEPSLKEFFDISFKTIAEEVPSLDKKIIYGGYDFESWVKNPDSAPDENYLCSAPVSIVGIFLTQIANYVSFTNKGFPVSELISNSIGVTGHSQGVISSALIALGKEGADFYSAYAKFLKFVLYIGYRAQELVGPYNPSDALIKANEEVGDKQPSPMVAVIGYLQKELEDRVKQTNEALGLSGSKAIYVSLFNTPDSNIVSGSPESLLELRKKFKAEMDEKKVKFVYLKTTAPFHSPHMEDTNKTVPLDMERIGFNFKGSDLKTPVFSIFDGRNMQSDDGIGLPLFREMLIKTLYWDKAVKAFVNTPNVTGIDFGPSVVSQKLTQANMGTSENKIYAVSSPKDIKVLLA; translated from the coding sequence ATGGCAATCGCAAACTTTCTGACTCAAGTAAAGACAGGAGGAGGCAAACTCTTTCTGCAATTTGGAGGACAAGGATCTCCGTTCTTGAAAGAACTCTCCAAACTTTATGAATCCGAGCCGTCTCTCAAAGAATTCTTCGACATTTCTTTTAAAACCATCGCGGAAGAAGTTCCAAGCCTAGATAAGAAGATCATCTACGGCGGTTACGATTTCGAAAGCTGGGTAAAAAACCCGGATTCTGCTCCCGATGAAAACTATCTCTGCAGTGCTCCCGTTTCGATCGTCGGTATCTTTCTGACTCAGATCGCAAATTACGTCTCTTTCACAAATAAAGGCTTTCCCGTTTCCGAATTGATCTCCAATTCGATCGGAGTTACAGGCCATAGCCAGGGAGTTATCTCTTCCGCCCTGATCGCGCTCGGAAAAGAAGGAGCGGATTTCTATTCTGCATATGCAAAATTCTTAAAGTTCGTTTTGTATATCGGGTATAGAGCGCAGGAACTCGTCGGACCTTACAATCCTTCCGATGCTCTTATCAAAGCAAACGAAGAAGTCGGAGACAAACAACCTTCACCGATGGTTGCGGTAATCGGTTATCTACAAAAAGAACTAGAAGACAGAGTCAAACAAACAAACGAAGCTCTGGGTCTTAGCGGAAGCAAGGCCATTTATGTGAGTCTTTTTAATACCCCAGATTCAAATATCGTTTCCGGTAGCCCTGAATCCCTTTTGGAACTTCGTAAAAAATTCAAAGCGGAAATGGATGAGAAAAAAGTGAAATTCGTTTACCTGAAGACGACAGCGCCTTTCCATTCTCCTCATATGGAAGATACGAACAAAACCGTTCCTTTAGATATGGAAAGAATCGGCTTCAACTTCAAAGGTTCCGATCTGAAAACTCCAGTCTTCTCGATCTTTGACGGAAGAAACATGCAATCCGACGACGGAATCGGCCTTCCTCTTTTTAGAGAAATGTTGATTAAGACGCTCTACTGGGATAAGGCCGTGAAAGCGTTCGTAAACACGCCTAACGTAACCGGTATCGACTTTGGACCGAGTGTCGTGAGTCAAAAACTGACTCAGGCAAACATGGGAACATCCGAGAATAAAATCTACGCGGTTTCCAGTCCTAAGGATATTAAGGTTCTTCTGGCCTGA
- the coaD gene encoding pantetheine-phosphate adenylyltransferase, with translation MNRIAIYPGSFDPLTNGHLDILHRSLALFDKVIIAIAVNSNKTTLFSIEERLGFISEVTRGMEGLEIDTFQGLTVDYCAKVGATSIIRGLRAVTDFDYEYAISLMNKKLAPEVETVFLMSSNEYSFISSTIVKEVARHGRDVSNQVPEIVSKALLKKLSQ, from the coding sequence ATGAATCGTATCGCGATTTATCCGGGTTCCTTCGATCCGTTGACAAACGGTCATTTGGACATTCTCCATCGGTCTCTTGCCTTGTTCGACAAGGTAATTATTGCGATCGCGGTGAATTCCAATAAGACAACGTTGTTTTCGATTGAAGAAAGGCTCGGATTTATCAGCGAAGTCACGAGAGGAATGGAGGGCTTGGAAATTGATACGTTCCAAGGTCTTACTGTAGACTATTGCGCCAAAGTCGGAGCGACCAGCATCATTCGAGGCCTGAGAGCCGTTACTGATTTCGACTACGAATATGCAATTTCTCTCATGAACAAAAAACTCGCGCCGGAAGTGGAAACCGTTTTTCTCATGTCTTCAAACGAGTATTCGTTCATATCCTCTACGATCGTAAAGGAAGTCGCGAGACACGGTCGAGACGTAAGCAATCAAGTCCCGGAAATCGTAAGCAAAGCATTACTTAAAAAACTCTCTCAATAA